A portion of the Mycoplasma sp. (ex Biomphalaria glabrata) genome contains these proteins:
- a CDS encoding phosphotransacetylase: MNFIQLLDRSINEKILGRRQVKVVFPDGEDDRVIKACELALNENIYLPILITSKKHPKLITIDPNNYSKHNEMLEKFKEIRQNKNTIEELEKLMKNPIYFALLLLEIGEADTFVGGSSYPSSDIIRASFQVTRTTPNFKKASSCMVLNKNEQLYVFGDVSANINPTSEDLVEITQQIFDFGSIFNIPKKAALLSFSTNGSAKSLEVEKVQKAVSLLKETSISDNIEGEMQFDAAFDLATRKKKFPTSKMEGKINIFVFPDLNAGNIGYKIAQQLGGFLALGPVLVGLRRPISDLSRGATWQDIYNTGIIMASKVVYDEAKRNK, from the coding sequence ATGAATTTTATTCAACTTCTAGATAGAAGTATTAATGAAAAAATTTTAGGCAGGAGACAAGTAAAAGTCGTTTTTCCGGATGGAGAAGACGATAGAGTTATTAAAGCTTGCGAATTAGCGTTGAATGAAAACATTTATCTTCCAATTTTAATAACAAGTAAGAAGCATCCTAAACTAATTACTATTGATCCAAATAATTATTCAAAACATAATGAAATGTTGGAAAAATTTAAAGAAATTCGTCAAAATAAAAACACAATCGAAGAATTAGAAAAATTAATGAAAAATCCAATATATTTTGCTTTGTTGCTTCTTGAAATTGGTGAAGCTGACACGTTTGTTGGTGGATCATCTTATCCTTCAAGTGATATTATCCGTGCCTCTTTTCAAGTCACAAGAACAACCCCTAATTTTAAAAAAGCATCATCTTGCATGGTTCTTAATAAAAATGAACAGTTATATGTTTTTGGTGATGTTTCAGCAAATATTAATCCAACTTCCGAAGATTTGGTTGAAATTACCCAGCAAATTTTTGATTTCGGTTCAATATTTAATATCCCTAAAAAAGCAGCTTTATTAAGTTTTTCAACAAACGGTTCAGCAAAATCTCTAGAAGTTGAAAAAGTACAAAAAGCAGTTTCTTTACTAAAAGAAACATCAATTTCCGATAACATCGAAGGTGAAATGCAATTCGATGCCGCATTTGATCTTGCTACAAGAAAGAAAAAATTCCCAACTTCAAAAATGGAAGGAAAAATAAATATTTTTGTTTTTCCAGATTTGAATGCTGGAAATATAGGTTACAAAATTGCTCAGCAGTTGGGTGGTTTTTTAGCATTAGGACCAGTTCTTGTAGGTTTAAGAAGACCAATTAGTGATTTATCTCGTGGAGCTACATGACAAGATATTTATAATACAGGAATTATAATGGCTTCTAAGGTTGTATATGATGAAGCAAAACGCAATAAATAA
- the uvrA gene encoding excinuclease ABC subunit UvrA: MMKQNAINNQNFITIKGARAHNLKNVDITIPKNKIIVFTGLSGSGKSSLAFDTIYAEGQRRYVESLSTYARQFLGMADKPDVDYIGGLAPAISIDQKTTSHNPRSTVGTTTEIYDYLRLLFARVGKAYCPHGHGLIERQTSKEVLQQILTYENGTSILILSPIIKKQKGTHKLELDNLRKDGFLRVRINGNIYSLDDEINLEKNKSHDIEIVVDRVILDKTDDNIARLSEALEVGFQYSKGYLLVSNVDTKEDKLYSKHHSCKVCGFSLPELEPRLFSFNSPIGACQKCNGIGAILQYDEEKIVEFPDKSIKGGAIPFIKNEKDLITGYEYEMCAAVCNHYNISLDTPYNELTEKERIIIMEGTNEEITYQVISNRSSVSRTGLIEGIGKKIERRYFETNSQQAREYYTNLLSEKICPQCNGKRLNESALTIKIDKLNIWEITNLTIEECLNFFQKLKLQETEQQIANLVLKEIESRLLFLNNVGLTYLELSRNSSTLSGGESQRIRLATQIGSQLSGVLYVLDEPSIGLHQRDNGKLIKTLKEMRDLGNTLIVVEHDEETMLEADHVIDIGPGAGVHGGKVVFSGTYEEILNSDESITGQYLSGKKKIEIPNKRRIEPTRYIELIGCQENNLKNISVKIPLKRFVAVTGVSGSGKSTLINEIFTKAVQKSLHLKVSNIGKYSSVKGLDQIDKIINISQDPIGRTPRSNPATYTNLFTYIRDLFANAVEAKAQGFVKGRFSFNVAGGRCERCCGEGFLKISMHFLPDVYVVCEECHGKRFNEATLKIKYRGKNIYDVLQLTVEEALEFFQNHPQLKNGIQTLCDVGLGYIKLGQPATELSGGEAQRVKLASELLKKATGKTVYVLDEPTTGLHFEDINKLLKILQRIVDHGDSVIVIEHNLDVIKCVDHVIDMGPEGGRLGGIVVAQGTPEEIADNPKSITGQFIRSVLNKQR, from the coding sequence ATGATGAAGCAAAACGCAATAAATAATCAAAATTTTATCACAATTAAAGGGGCTCGTGCTCATAATCTTAAAAATGTTGATATTACTATCCCGAAAAATAAAATAATCGTTTTTACCGGTTTAAGTGGTTCAGGAAAATCTTCACTAGCTTTTGATACCATTTATGCTGAAGGTCAACGTCGTTATGTTGAATCATTAAGTACTTATGCACGTCAATTTTTAGGAATGGCAGATAAACCAGATGTGGATTACATTGGTGGTTTAGCTCCAGCTATTTCGATTGACCAAAAAACAACATCTCATAATCCCCGAAGTACTGTCGGAACAACGACAGAAATTTATGATTATTTGAGATTATTATTCGCTCGCGTTGGTAAAGCATATTGTCCACATGGTCACGGCTTAATTGAGCGACAAACATCTAAAGAAGTTTTACAACAAATTTTGACTTACGAAAACGGAACAAGTATTTTAATTTTGTCACCTATTATTAAAAAACAAAAAGGGACTCATAAATTAGAATTGGATAATCTAAGAAAAGATGGATTTTTACGAGTTCGTATTAATGGAAATATTTATTCTCTTGACGACGAAATTAATTTAGAAAAAAATAAATCACATGATATCGAAATTGTGGTTGATCGTGTTATTCTTGACAAAACAGATGACAATATTGCTCGCTTATCTGAAGCGCTAGAAGTCGGTTTTCAATACTCTAAAGGTTATTTATTGGTTTCGAATGTTGATACAAAAGAAGATAAACTTTATTCAAAACATCATAGCTGTAAGGTTTGCGGATTTTCTTTACCCGAACTTGAACCTCGCTTGTTTTCTTTTAATTCTCCAATTGGTGCTTGCCAAAAATGCAATGGTATTGGAGCAATTCTTCAATATGATGAGGAAAAAATTGTTGAATTTCCGGATAAGAGTATTAAGGGCGGAGCGATTCCTTTTATCAAAAATGAAAAAGATTTAATTACTGGTTATGAATATGAAATGTGTGCAGCAGTTTGTAATCATTACAACATATCTCTTGATACACCATACAATGAATTAACTGAAAAAGAACGAATAATAATAATGGAGGGTACGAACGAAGAAATTACTTATCAAGTAATTTCTAATCGTTCAAGCGTTTCAAGAACTGGTTTAATTGAAGGAATTGGTAAGAAAATCGAAAGAAGATACTTTGAAACGAATTCTCAGCAAGCTAGAGAATACTATACTAATTTATTATCAGAAAAAATTTGTCCACAATGTAACGGAAAAAGACTAAACGAGTCAGCATTAACAATCAAAATTGATAAACTTAATATTTGAGAAATAACAAATTTAACAATTGAAGAATGTCTTAATTTTTTTCAAAAATTAAAATTACAGGAAACAGAACAACAAATTGCTAATTTAGTTTTAAAAGAAATTGAATCACGTTTATTATTTTTAAATAATGTAGGTTTAACATACTTGGAATTAAGTCGTAATTCCTCGACATTGTCAGGCGGGGAATCACAAAGAATTAGATTAGCAACTCAAATAGGTTCACAACTTTCAGGAGTTTTATATGTGCTTGATGAACCATCAATTGGACTTCATCAGCGTGATAACGGTAAATTGATAAAAACATTAAAGGAAATGCGTGACTTAGGGAATACACTTATTGTTGTTGAGCATGATGAAGAAACGATGCTAGAAGCAGATCATGTAATAGATATTGGTCCAGGTGCTGGAGTTCATGGTGGGAAAGTAGTATTCTCTGGGACGTATGAAGAAATATTGAATAGTGATGAATCAATAACTGGTCAATATTTATCTGGTAAAAAGAAAATCGAAATTCCTAATAAAAGAAGAATTGAACCAACTAGATATATAGAATTAATTGGATGTCAAGAAAATAATTTAAAAAATATAAGTGTTAAAATCCCTCTAAAAAGATTTGTTGCCGTTACAGGGGTTAGCGGTTCAGGGAAATCTACATTAATTAATGAAATATTTACAAAAGCTGTCCAGAAAAGTTTGCACTTAAAAGTTTCTAATATAGGAAAATATAGTTCAGTTAAAGGGTTAGATCAAATAGATAAAATTATAAATATTTCGCAAGATCCAATAGGAAGAACTCCAAGATCTAATCCAGCAACATATACTAATTTATTTACTTACATTCGAGATTTATTTGCTAATGCTGTTGAAGCAAAAGCTCAAGGATTTGTTAAAGGTCGTTTTTCTTTTAATGTTGCTGGTGGTAGATGTGAGAGATGTTGTGGAGAAGGATTTTTAAAAATTTCGATGCATTTTTTACCTGATGTTTATGTGGTTTGTGAGGAATGTCATGGGAAAAGATTTAATGAAGCAACGTTAAAAATTAAATATCGAGGTAAAAATATATATGATGTTTTACAACTAACTGTTGAAGAAGCATTAGAATTTTTTCAAAACCACCCTCAATTAAAAAATGGTATTCAAACATTATGTGATGTAGGTTTAGGTTATATAAAGTTAGGTCAACCAGCTACAGAATTATCAGGCGGGGAAGCCCAAAGAGTTAAATTAGCATCTGAGCTTTTAAAAAAAGCAACAGGTAAAACAGTTTATGTTCTAGATGAACCAACAACAGGATTGCATTTTGAAGATATTAACAAGTTATTAAAAATCTTACAAAGAATAGTTGATCACGGAGATTCCGTTATCGTTATTGAACACAATCTTGATGTGATTAAATGTGTTGACCACGTTATTGATATGGGTCCTGAAGGTGGTAGATTAGGTGGGATAGTTGTTGCCCAAGGAACGCCTGAAGAAATTGCAGATAATCCGAAATCAATTACTGGTCAATTTATTAGGAGTGTTTTGAATAAACAACGATAA
- the trxB gene encoding thioredoxin-disulfide reductase, producing the protein MLYDLAIIGAGPAGMTCALYALRGNLKVAIIEGSAPGGKMVKTSWVENYPGVKKIDGTELSMIMFDQIQELEVDYQPYFVEKIEKSKDDNFIISTTGESIITKSIFIATGTSERKLGVPGEEEYYGKGISYCAVCDAALYKNKEMIVVGGGNSALEEALYLTSFATKVYLIHRTDKFRADKMVVEKVKKHHKIEMITNTIVTEFVGNGKEIISLKVKNILDNIEKEIPIEIVFPLIGSIPATNFLKDLNILDENNYIIVNEKMETNVKKLYSGGDVVKKSLRQIATAVADGAIAAQEIIHSLNE; encoded by the coding sequence TTGTTATACGATTTAGCTATTATTGGTGCTGGACCAGCCGGAATGACATGTGCTCTATATGCACTACGTGGAAATTTAAAAGTAGCAATTATTGAAGGAAGTGCACCGGGTGGCAAAATGGTAAAAACTTCATGAGTGGAAAATTATCCTGGTGTCAAAAAAATTGATGGTACGGAGTTATCTATGATAATGTTTGACCAAATTCAGGAGTTGGAAGTTGATTATCAACCATATTTTGTTGAAAAAATTGAAAAATCTAAAGATGACAATTTTATAATATCAACAACAGGTGAGAGTATTATTACTAAGTCGATATTCATTGCAACGGGAACATCGGAGAGAAAATTGGGAGTTCCGGGCGAGGAAGAATATTACGGAAAAGGGATTTCATATTGTGCAGTTTGTGATGCAGCTTTGTATAAAAATAAAGAAATGATTGTTGTTGGTGGAGGTAATTCAGCATTAGAAGAGGCGCTTTATTTAACCTCTTTTGCAACAAAGGTTTATTTAATCCATCGAACAGATAAATTTCGTGCTGATAAAATGGTCGTTGAAAAAGTCAAGAAACACCATAAAATCGAAATGATAACAAACACAATTGTTACCGAATTTGTTGGAAATGGTAAAGAAATAATTTCTCTTAAAGTTAAAAATATTTTGGATAATATTGAAAAAGAAATTCCGATTGAAATTGTTTTCCCGCTAATTGGTTCTATTCCTGCTACGAATTTTCTCAAGGATTTAAATATTTTGGATGAAAATAATTACATAATTGTAAATGAAAAAATGGAAACTAATGTTAAAAAATTATATTCTGGCGGAGATGTAGTTAAAAAAAGTTTGCGTCAAATAGCAACAGCTGTTGCTGATGGAGCAATTGCTGCACAAGAAATAATTCACTCATTAAATGAATAA
- the lgt gene encoding prolipoprotein diacylglyceryl transferase: protein MFLSDIKIAFSIGSWNISWYSIFIFLAFITAYGIAIWRTKRLQLPTKPVENFIYVLLPTSIIFARIWYVLGDLSQYSNFMQVLDISRGGIAIEGGVIGGLISGFIWFRHYSRKYEVSIWKYADAIMPGVLIGQALGRWGNFFNQEILGPIDTNHYWSWLPPFIKNYLHLPWEGSGIVRVPLFLIESSTNLIGFIVIVFILPKIKLFKNVNGSLFFAYFAWYGCARLILEPFRYSDFIMRIGGFPISIFLSCVFLIIGIIGIIIVNVFKKYNLRIISNISYRKEMKIKIDLGKILLVKLKPKIESTAGIETSSNNDIDNQIGNVNLDKILKGE, encoded by the coding sequence ATGTTTCTAAGTGATATAAAAATAGCATTTTCAATAGGTTCATGGAATATTTCTTGATATTCAATTTTTATTTTTTTAGCTTTTATAACTGCTTATGGAATTGCAATTTGACGCACAAAACGTTTACAACTTCCAACTAAACCTGTAGAAAATTTTATCTATGTGCTTTTACCGACTTCAATCATTTTTGCCAGAATATGATATGTTCTAGGAGATTTATCACAATATAGCAATTTTATGCAAGTTCTAGATATTTCTCGTGGAGGAATTGCTATTGAGGGTGGAGTAATTGGAGGATTAATTTCAGGATTTATTTGATTTCGTCATTACTCTAGAAAATACGAAGTTTCTATTTGAAAATATGCCGATGCTATAATGCCAGGTGTTTTAATAGGACAAGCTTTGGGGAGATGAGGAAATTTCTTTAATCAGGAAATTTTGGGACCAATAGATACTAATCATTATTGGTCATGATTGCCACCATTTATTAAAAATTATTTACATTTGCCATGAGAGGGATCAGGAATAGTTCGTGTACCATTATTCCTAATAGAAAGTTCTACAAATTTAATTGGGTTTATTGTTATAGTTTTTATATTACCGAAAATAAAATTATTTAAAAATGTAAATGGTAGTTTATTCTTTGCTTACTTTGCTTGATACGGATGTGCAAGATTAATTTTAGAACCTTTTAGATACTCTGATTTTATTATGAGAATTGGCGGATTTCCAATTTCAATTTTTTTAAGTTGTGTTTTTTTAATTATCGGAATTATTGGAATTATTATTGTAAATGTATTTAAAAAATATAATTTAAGAATTATTTCTAATATTTCATATAGAAAAGAAATGAAAATTAAGATCGATTTAGGTAAAATTTTATTAGTAAAATTAAAACCTAAAATTGAATCAACCGCAGGCATTGAAACAAGTTCAAATAATGACATAGATAATCAAATAGGTAATGTTAATTTAGACAAGATTTTAAAAGGGGAATAG
- the hprK gene encoding HPr(Ser) kinase/phosphatase: MKSIKNNTNKTVSKKFVPLRDVVNYMQFEPLFYSEHHQKNKIIYTNVKRIGMEFVNVSLHKTIDSVVVLGQTENEYLERLSQHGIFDRKFSQEKMLENLFNLKPPCIICCKRFKYENLVLEHAKKYDIPVFYYSDRTYILAFKLIPFLNERIGQTDEIHGTCMNIFNQGVIIQGESGIGKSELALSLIHRGHYFVSDDRTIVYYGTQGLSARAPKSIANLIEVRGIGIINLKKMYGSQKIIEDTHVNIIIELVKSTELNEVERVNYKYETKKLLDEKIAYYRLPVTEGRLMWAIVEAAVLHKKFQDEGYNSVQELTDNLNKLMNEELED; encoded by the coding sequence ATGAAATCGATAAAAAATAATACCAATAAAACTGTTTCTAAAAAATTTGTTCCCTTGCGAGATGTAGTAAATTACATGCAATTTGAACCACTTTTTTATTCAGAGCATCATCAAAAAAATAAAATTATTTATACGAACGTTAAGAGAATAGGAATGGAATTTGTTAATGTTAGTTTACACAAAACAATTGATAGTGTAGTTGTTTTAGGTCAAACTGAAAATGAATATCTTGAAAGATTATCTCAACACGGAATTTTTGATAGAAAATTTTCACAAGAAAAAATGCTTGAAAATTTATTTAATTTAAAACCCCCCTGCATTATTTGTTGCAAGAGGTTTAAATATGAAAATTTAGTTTTAGAGCATGCTAAGAAATACGATATACCAGTTTTTTATTATTCAGATAGAACATATATATTAGCATTTAAATTGATCCCTTTTTTGAATGAACGAATTGGTCAAACTGATGAAATTCATGGCACATGTATGAATATTTTTAATCAGGGTGTGATTATACAAGGTGAAAGCGGAATTGGGAAAAGTGAGTTGGCTCTATCATTAATACATCGTGGTCATTATTTTGTAAGCGACGATAGAACTATAGTTTATTACGGAACTCAAGGTTTATCTGCTCGTGCTCCAAAAAGCATAGCTAATTTAATTGAAGTTCGTGGTATAGGAATTATTAATTTAAAAAAAATGTATGGTTCGCAAAAAATTATTGAGGATACGCATGTCAATATTATTATTGAACTTGTTAAAAGTACTGAATTGAATGAAGTTGAACGAGTTAATTATAAGTACGAAACTAAAAAACTTTTAGATGAAAAAATTGCTTATTACCGCTTACCAGTCACCGAAGGTAGATTGATGTGAGCTATTGTCGAGGCTGCTGTTTTGCATAAAAAATTTCAGGATGAAGGATATAATTCTGTTCAAGAATTGACTGATAATTTGAACAAATTAATGAATGAAGAATTAGAAGACTAA